The proteins below come from a single Chryseobacterium capnotolerans genomic window:
- a CDS encoding DUF1697 domain-containing protein codes for MKYCAFLRGVNVKGTNMKMADVCLVFKEAGMKDVVSILASGNIVFSSDKNADELKIILEKAMSAYFSYDAFLFIKSHEETAIFWNSIPFEKNDNLHIYGFVGIPGVENVLMGEFEKAAKADNEKAEIINDIFYWQVPKGNTLDSTFGKVLGKKSLKDQMTSRNVNTFEKILKKME; via the coding sequence ATGAAATATTGTGCTTTTCTCCGCGGTGTTAATGTAAAAGGAACCAATATGAAAATGGCAGATGTCTGTTTGGTTTTCAAAGAGGCAGGCATGAAAGATGTGGTGTCTATATTGGCTTCCGGAAATATTGTATTTTCCTCAGATAAAAATGCTGATGAATTAAAAATAATCTTGGAAAAAGCAATGTCAGCTTATTTTTCTTATGACGCTTTTCTGTTTATAAAATCTCATGAAGAAACAGCTATTTTCTGGAACAGTATTCCTTTTGAAAAAAATGACAATCTTCATATTTATGGCTTTGTTGGAATACCAGGTGTAGAAAATGTTTTAATGGGAGAGTTTGAAAAAGCCGCTAAGGCAGACAATGAAAAAGCAGAAATTATTAATGATATTTTTTATTGGCAGGTTCCAAAGGGGAATACATTGGATTCTACTTTTGGAAAAGTTCTGGGAAAGAAGAGTCTGAAAGATCAGATGACCAGCAGAAATGTCAATACGTTTGAGAAGATTTTGAAAAAGATGGAGTAG
- the kdsA gene encoding 3-deoxy-8-phosphooctulonate synthase, translating to MIQYLDNIQHKDSKNFFLIAGPCIIEGEDMALRIAEKVINITDKYNIPYIFKGSFKKANRSRVDSFTTIGEEKSLEILKKVGETFNIPTTTDIHENEHAALAAQYVDVLQIPAFLVRQTDLLIAAAKTGKCVSLKKGQFLSPEAMKFAVQKVTDSNNPKVAIIERGNSFGYTDLIVDYRGIPTMREYAPVILDVTHSLQQPNQSSGVTGGRPDLIETIAKAGIAVGADGIFIETHPTPETALSDGANMLRLDLLEDLLQKLTRIRESIL from the coding sequence ATGATTCAGTATTTAGATAATATTCAGCACAAAGATTCGAAGAACTTTTTCCTTATTGCAGGACCTTGTATTATTGAAGGAGAAGATATGGCATTGAGAATTGCTGAAAAAGTAATCAACATTACAGACAAATATAATATTCCTTACATTTTCAAAGGGAGTTTCAAAAAGGCAAACAGAAGCCGTGTAGATTCTTTTACAACCATTGGAGAGGAGAAGTCTCTTGAAATCCTTAAAAAAGTAGGGGAAACTTTCAATATTCCTACCACTACAGATATCCACGAGAATGAACATGCTGCATTAGCTGCACAATATGTGGATGTTCTTCAGATTCCAGCATTCCTTGTACGCCAGACAGATTTATTGATCGCTGCGGCTAAGACAGGAAAGTGTGTGTCTTTGAAGAAAGGGCAGTTTCTTTCCCCTGAAGCAATGAAATTTGCTGTACAAAAAGTGACAGACTCCAATAACCCGAAAGTAGCCATTATTGAAAGAGGAAATTCTTTCGGATATACAGATCTGATTGTGGATTACAGAGGAATTCCTACCATGAGAGAGTATGCGCCTGTAATTCTGGATGTTACGCATTCATTACAGCAGCCTAATCAAAGCTCTGGAGTAACAGGAGGAAGACCGGATCTTATTGAAACGATTGCCAAAGCAGGAATTGCAGTAGGAGCAGACGGAATCTTCATTGAAACTCATCCAACTCCGGAAACAGCATTATCTGATGGTGCCAACATGTTAAGACTAGATTTATTAGAAGATTTATTACAAAAATTAACAAGAATTAGAGAATCGATTTTGTAA
- a CDS encoding TonB-dependent receptor plug domain-containing protein, giving the protein MTDIEEVVFQKKTTGKTNDLTNVRISAKEAKAVASISGGIEGLIKTLPSVNSNTELSSQYMVRGGNYDENLIYINDIEIYRPFLIRNSQQEGMSIINPDMVSTVNFSAGGFEAKYGDKMSSALNIYYREPEKFELSGEASLIGGRLTTGLASKNKKFTALFSGRYRNTNLVLNTLKEDTDFNPTYWDFQSYLNYHVNDKLSMSFIGYYSKNDYEMIPKGKSVTFGSLQQPITVNISYAGKENDQYKNMMGTFSMNYKPADKWKLTLDAFAYQNREREYYTIRSEYNLQTFDPITKEPVSSYDLGGQNEHARNDLFVRTYGTQFRAKFSPNVNTDIEVGFKYEKENLKDLTNEWKLVDSAGYSLPRPEVIDPRAGTTTGDLRMFYYIAGKNNIEPTRLSAYAQYSQKFYWGASKVFLNAGVRVSNWSFNKETIFSPRVQFAIKPDWDTDMLFKLSGGIYYQSPFYKEIKDLDGNFNSNIKSQRSIQAILSNDYEFYMYDRPFKLTTELYYKKMDNLIPYYMDNVRIRYSGQNNAKGYAYGIDTRLFGEFVPGVDSWLSASYARVYENIDGRGDIPRPTDQRFRVAMFYQDYMPQFPSMRVNLTLVYAMGLPTGSPVMFNDNGQPDFNSAYTYQKTLPAYKRVDIGLTKVFIDPKDKNKKSGFWGNFQELSLGVQVFNAFNINNTVANQWITDYNTNYMYPVPVRLTGRFFNVKLEFKL; this is encoded by the coding sequence GTGACCGATATAGAGGAAGTCGTGTTCCAGAAAAAAACAACAGGGAAAACCAATGACCTTACCAATGTAAGAATTTCTGCAAAAGAAGCGAAAGCAGTAGCTTCTATCAGTGGAGGCATTGAAGGACTGATTAAAACGCTGCCTTCCGTAAATTCCAATACTGAGTTGTCTTCCCAATATATGGTACGTGGTGGAAACTATGACGAAAACCTTATCTACATCAATGATATTGAGATTTACAGACCTTTCCTGATCAGAAACTCTCAGCAGGAAGGGATGAGTATCATCAATCCGGATATGGTTTCTACAGTGAACTTCTCAGCAGGAGGATTTGAAGCTAAATATGGTGATAAAATGTCTTCTGCTTTAAATATTTATTACCGTGAACCTGAAAAATTTGAACTTTCCGGTGAGGCCAGCTTAATTGGAGGTAGATTGACAACCGGTTTGGCTTCTAAGAATAAGAAATTTACAGCATTATTCTCAGGAAGATACAGAAATACCAATCTTGTTCTTAATACCTTAAAAGAAGATACGGATTTTAATCCTACATATTGGGATTTTCAGTCTTATCTGAATTATCATGTTAATGATAAGCTTTCCATGTCATTCATCGGATATTATTCCAAGAATGATTATGAAATGATTCCTAAAGGGAAAAGTGTTACTTTCGGAAGTCTTCAGCAGCCTATTACAGTAAATATTTCCTATGCTGGTAAAGAAAATGACCAATACAAAAATATGATGGGTACATTTTCCATGAACTATAAGCCGGCTGACAAGTGGAAACTTACCTTGGATGCCTTTGCTTATCAGAACAGAGAAAGGGAATATTACACCATCCGATCAGAATATAATCTGCAGACATTTGACCCCATTACAAAGGAACCCGTTTCCAGTTATGATCTTGGGGGACAGAATGAACACGCCAGGAACGATTTATTTGTAAGAACTTACGGAACACAGTTTAGAGCAAAGTTTTCACCTAATGTAAATACAGACATTGAGGTGGGTTTCAAATACGAAAAAGAAAACCTTAAAGATCTTACTAACGAATGGAAGTTGGTAGATTCTGCAGGATACAGCTTGCCAAGACCGGAAGTGATTGATCCAAGAGCAGGAACTACAACAGGAGATTTGAGAATGTTTTATTATATTGCCGGGAAAAATAATATTGAACCTACAAGATTATCTGCGTATGCTCAATATTCCCAGAAATTTTACTGGGGGGCAAGCAAAGTATTTTTGAATGCCGGAGTAAGAGTTTCTAACTGGAGCTTCAATAAAGAAACAATATTTTCGCCAAGAGTTCAGTTTGCAATAAAACCGGATTGGGATACCGACATGTTATTTAAACTTTCTGGAGGAATTTATTATCAATCTCCATTTTATAAAGAGATTAAAGATCTTGACGGAAACTTCAACTCAAATATTAAGTCACAAAGATCTATTCAGGCAATCCTTTCCAATGACTATGAATTCTATATGTATGACAGACCGTTTAAATTAACAACGGAGCTTTATTACAAGAAAATGGATAATCTGATTCCTTATTATATGGATAATGTAAGAATCCGCTATTCAGGACAGAATAATGCCAAAGGATATGCATACGGAATTGATACCAGGTTATTTGGGGAGTTTGTTCCTGGAGTAGATTCTTGGTTATCTGCAAGTTATGCTAGAGTGTATGAAAATATTGATGGAAGAGGAGATATTCCAAGACCTACAGATCAAAGATTCAGAGTGGCAATGTTCTATCAGGATTATATGCCGCAATTCCCTTCTATGAGGGTAAACCTTACTTTGGTATATGCGATGGGATTACCAACAGGATCTCCTGTTATGTTTAATGATAACGGGCAGCCGGATTTCAATTCAGCATACACCTATCAGAAAACATTACCGGCGTATAAAAGAGTAGATATTGGATTGACAAAAGTATTTATTGATCCAAAGGATAAAAATAAAAAATCTGGTTTCTGGGGTAATTTCCAGGAATTATCTCTGGGAGTACAGGTTTTCAATGCATTTAATATCAATAATACGGTGGCTAACCAATGGATCACGGATTACAATACCAATTATATGTATCCTGTTCCGGTACGTCTTACAGGACGTTTCTTCAACGTGAAGTTAGAATTCAAACTATAA
- a CDS encoding HYC_CC_PP family protein — protein sequence MKKILAILFSIFYFGFSSGAAFSVHYCMQEFVSVSQKVDDICGKCGVKDKKGCCKTEIKVVKVDYSQKSDLLNVDFLGQVTEIPVTHQFAFVDRSFSAAKFTQIQINAPPEYQPVPIYINHCNFRI from the coding sequence ATGAAAAAGATTCTTGCTATACTATTCTCTATTTTCTACTTCGGATTCTCTTCCGGAGCAGCTTTTAGCGTTCATTATTGTATGCAGGAATTTGTTTCTGTAAGCCAGAAAGTTGATGATATTTGCGGTAAATGCGGAGTCAAAGATAAAAAAGGATGTTGCAAAACAGAAATCAAAGTTGTAAAAGTTGATTACTCTCAGAAGTCTGATCTGCTTAACGTTGACTTTTTAGGGCAGGTTACAGAGATTCCTGTAACACATCAGTTTGCTTTCGTAGACAGATCCTTTTCTGCTGCCAAATTTACTCAGATTCAGATCAATGCGCCACCGGAATACCAACCGGTACCCATCTATATCAACCATTGTAATTTTAGAATTTAG
- a CDS encoding DUF3347 domain-containing protein, whose translation MKKYIITAVLSLFSIISLSAQSKKDAQVSKLYQNYIAIKSALASDDADKTSKAATEFIKTASTIDYKLVSEGNLNILRKDASAISEARTVDAQRETFLNLSDNMIALTKEFKLSDKPIYVQYCPMADGSWLSDEKQIMNPYYGKSMLSCGSVKSEIK comes from the coding sequence ATGAAAAAGTATATCATTACAGCAGTCCTATCTTTATTCTCAATTATTTCACTTTCTGCGCAGTCTAAAAAAGATGCTCAGGTTTCAAAATTGTATCAGAACTATATTGCAATCAAATCTGCTTTAGCTTCAGATGATGCAGATAAGACTTCAAAAGCGGCTACAGAATTTATTAAAACAGCTTCTACTATTGATTATAAACTAGTTTCAGAAGGAAACCTTAATATTCTTAGAAAAGATGCTTCTGCCATTTCAGAAGCGAGAACTGTGGACGCTCAGAGAGAGACATTTCTTAATTTATCAGACAATATGATTGCCCTGACGAAGGAATTCAAACTTTCCGATAAACCGATTTATGTACAATATTGCCCAATGGCTGACGGGAGTTGGTTAAGTGATGAAAAACAAATCATGAACCCATACTACGGAAAATCTATGCTTTCTTGTGGAAGTGTAAAGTCAGAAATTAAATAA
- a CDS encoding multicopper oxidase domain-containing protein: MKKLIMFLVLLFSVFTFAQTTKTYYTCPMHSEVVSSNPGDCPKCKMTLVKKEVVVKPAVQSVPKAETKTKSEAQTIYTCPMHPEVISEKAGKCPKCGMELVEKENHKHAVVENPKGEKSVLKRNSENGKLTFGGKTVRYDLYVKDTIVNFTGKNRRALAINGKLQAPTLYFTEGDTAEIYLHNMLKENTGLHWHGVILPNEHDGVPYLTTKPVKPGETHLYKFKISQNGTYWYHSHEALQEQIGMNGILVFKKREGEPKTEYNAEIPVLLGDWSDDDPMQIARRLHMANTDWYAVKKNAVQSYWEAIKSGNFGTKALNEWKRMEAMDVSDVYYDKFLINGVPSSNYSNLKPGDKVRLRVANGGSSTYFWLNYGGGKIKVVGNDGNDVVPVEVDRLIVGVSETYDIEVTIPENKSFEFRATSEDRIGHASLWLGSGEKVEAPNLPRLMLFEGMKMMNGMMEMSGNMKPMTMTMGNQMMDMNEVMYPEIPENQRKTTAKHINEMMGLKTKEKEDHSQHGGMDMKEEKTIKRLSYNILKSPEKTILPTDSVRNMKFTLEGNMNHYLWTLDNKTVTETDKILIKKGEILRIKLYNNSMMRHPMHLHGHDFRLINSKGEYSPLKNVVDIMPMETVTIEFAANQDGDWFFHCHILYHMMAGMGRIFSYENSKPNPQLPNRKLAWKNFLKDNKMVSSMAMLDVASNKIHAETMTMFGPRWANLNEFHTNWNFDHFEGSAKVGRFLGKFQWALPYAGFRVQKNHEIMERQMAEDMGMDFHGKKTWFGQQKASKSRYSFMVGMQYVLPMLITADASVDQNGKVLLELSREDIPLSRRLRGNFSVNSDGEFSTGIRYIVQKYLSISGNYDNEMGWGAGVTLTY; this comes from the coding sequence ATGAAAAAGCTAATAATGTTTCTGGTGCTTTTGTTCTCTGTTTTTACCTTCGCACAAACAACAAAAACATACTATACCTGTCCTATGCATTCTGAAGTAGTCTCTTCAAACCCTGGAGACTGCCCGAAATGTAAAATGACATTGGTAAAGAAAGAGGTTGTAGTAAAACCAGCAGTACAATCTGTACCTAAAGCAGAAACAAAAACAAAATCTGAGGCTCAAACTATTTATACTTGCCCTATGCATCCTGAAGTAATTTCAGAGAAGGCAGGAAAATGCCCTAAATGTGGAATGGAGCTTGTGGAAAAAGAAAATCATAAACATGCTGTTGTTGAAAATCCAAAAGGAGAAAAATCTGTTTTAAAAAGAAATTCTGAAAACGGAAAACTTACTTTTGGCGGAAAAACAGTTCGTTATGATCTGTATGTAAAAGATACCATTGTCAATTTTACTGGAAAAAACAGAAGAGCTCTAGCAATCAATGGTAAACTTCAGGCTCCAACCTTGTACTTTACAGAAGGAGATACGGCTGAAATTTATCTGCATAATATGCTGAAAGAGAATACAGGACTTCACTGGCATGGGGTGATTCTTCCTAATGAACATGATGGAGTTCCTTATCTTACCACAAAGCCTGTAAAACCAGGGGAGACTCATTTGTATAAGTTCAAAATCTCCCAAAACGGAACCTATTGGTACCATTCCCATGAAGCATTACAGGAACAGATAGGAATGAACGGGATTTTGGTTTTTAAAAAGAGGGAAGGCGAACCCAAAACAGAATATAATGCTGAAATCCCTGTATTATTAGGGGATTGGAGTGATGATGATCCCATGCAGATTGCCCGCAGACTTCATATGGCCAATACAGATTGGTATGCCGTAAAGAAAAATGCAGTGCAGAGTTATTGGGAAGCCATTAAATCCGGAAATTTCGGGACTAAAGCCCTGAATGAATGGAAAAGAATGGAAGCCATGGATGTAAGTGACGTCTATTACGATAAGTTTTTAATCAATGGTGTTCCAAGTTCCAATTATTCTAACCTGAAACCGGGGGATAAAGTAAGACTAAGAGTCGCCAACGGCGGTTCATCTACTTATTTCTGGCTGAATTATGGCGGTGGAAAAATAAAAGTCGTAGGGAATGACGGAAATGATGTAGTTCCTGTAGAAGTAGACCGATTGATTGTTGGAGTTTCTGAAACCTATGATATTGAAGTGACCATTCCGGAGAATAAGAGCTTTGAGTTTAGAGCCACTTCAGAAGACAGAATTGGACATGCTTCGCTTTGGCTGGGATCAGGTGAGAAAGTTGAGGCTCCTAATTTACCAAGACTAATGCTTTTTGAAGGAATGAAAATGATGAACGGGATGATGGAAATGAGCGGAAATATGAAGCCGATGACCATGACGATGGGAAATCAAATGATGGATATGAATGAAGTGATGTATCCGGAAATTCCTGAAAATCAGAGAAAAACGACGGCGAAACACATCAACGAGATGATGGGGTTAAAAACGAAAGAGAAAGAAGATCATTCTCAACATGGCGGAATGGATATGAAAGAAGAAAAAACAATCAAGAGATTGTCTTATAATATTCTAAAGTCTCCTGAAAAGACCATTCTTCCAACAGACAGCGTTCGTAATATGAAGTTTACGCTGGAAGGAAATATGAACCATTATCTGTGGACACTGGATAATAAAACAGTTACAGAAACAGATAAAATTCTGATTAAAAAAGGGGAGATCTTAAGAATCAAACTGTATAATAACTCCATGATGCGCCACCCAATGCACCTTCACGGGCATGATTTCAGATTGATCAATTCAAAAGGAGAGTATTCACCATTGAAAAACGTGGTAGACATCATGCCAATGGAGACTGTTACTATTGAATTTGCAGCCAATCAGGATGGAGACTGGTTTTTCCACTGTCATATCCTGTATCACATGATGGCCGGGATGGGAAGAATCTTCAGTTATGAAAATTCAAAACCGAATCCACAGCTTCCCAATAGAAAGCTGGCATGGAAAAACTTCCTGAAAGACAATAAAATGGTAAGCTCTATGGCTATGCTGGATGTGGCAAGCAATAAGATTCATGCCGAAACCATGACGATGTTTGGACCAAGATGGGCGAACTTGAATGAGTTTCATACCAATTGGAACTTTGATCACTTTGAAGGAAGTGCAAAAGTGGGAAGATTCTTAGGGAAATTCCAATGGGCACTGCCTTATGCAGGGTTCAGAGTACAAAAAAATCATGAGATTATGGAGCGTCAGATGGCGGAAGATATGGGAATGGATTTTCATGGGAAGAAAACCTGGTTTGGACAACAGAAAGCTTCAAAAAGCAGATATTCTTTCATGGTCGGAATGCAGTATGTATTACCCATGTTGATTACAGCTGATGCCAGTGTAGATCAGAACGGTAAAGTATTGCTGGAGTTGAGCAGAGAAGATATTCCACTTTCCAGAAGATTAAGAGGAAACTTCAGTGTCAATTCTGATGGAGAGTTTTCAACAGGAATAAGATATATCGTTCAGAAATATCTATCTATTTCCGGAAATTATGATAATGAAATGGGCTGGGGGGCCGGTGTTACCTTAACCTATTAA
- a CDS encoding DUF3347 domain-containing protein, which produces MKNIITVLLVGAVLYSCTKPENKGSENKAAEPEIKSADKIDSVVALHQNQEVKESPEENKKETVELSAFPIQQVIKGYLPLKNALTQDDSQKASDAAKSLFSILKKIDISKISVKNNSELRVILESASENAEHIGENSDDIGHQREHLLSLSNDITDLIEEVGTGGLKLYQDFCPMYNNGKGGTWISETKEIVNPYEGTKMLNCGSVKKVL; this is translated from the coding sequence ATGAAAAATATAATAACCGTATTGTTAGTAGGTGCTGTACTATATTCATGTACTAAACCCGAAAATAAAGGATCTGAAAATAAAGCAGCAGAGCCGGAAATTAAAAGTGCAGACAAAATCGATTCTGTCGTAGCTTTACATCAAAACCAGGAAGTAAAAGAAAGTCCGGAAGAAAATAAAAAAGAAACTGTTGAACTTTCAGCTTTTCCGATACAGCAAGTGATTAAAGGATATCTGCCTTTAAAAAATGCTCTAACTCAGGATGATTCTCAAAAAGCATCTGATGCTGCTAAAAGCCTGTTTTCTATACTAAAGAAAATAGACATCAGTAAGATTAGTGTAAAAAACAACTCAGAATTACGTGTTATTCTGGAAAGTGCTTCAGAAAATGCGGAACATATTGGGGAGAACTCTGATGATATAGGACATCAAAGAGAACATTTACTCTCTCTGAGTAATGATATTACAGATTTGATTGAAGAAGTAGGAACCGGTGGTTTAAAATTATATCAGGATTTCTGCCCTATGTACAATAATGGAAAAGGAGGAACCTGGATTAGTGAGACAAAAGAAATTGTGAACCCTTATGAAGGGACAAAAATGCTCAACTGTGGATCTGTAAAAAAGGTTTTATAG
- a CDS encoding heme-binding domain-containing protein, which yields MSLFIKRVFFGSILIFLIIQVIQPARNIDYGQVPSSDMSKVYQIPKKVQSILRTSCYDCHSNGTNYPAYAYIQPFSYFIEKHIKEGKKELNFSEWGLYSQRKQSNKLEAVENQIKQGKMPLSSYLYLHHDAKLSDEKMKEVVNWIDSIHKQDR from the coding sequence ATGAGTCTCTTCATTAAAAGAGTATTTTTTGGGTCTATCCTTATTTTTTTAATCATTCAGGTGATTCAGCCTGCTCGTAATATTGATTATGGGCAGGTTCCCTCATCAGACATGTCAAAAGTGTATCAGATCCCTAAAAAAGTACAATCTATTTTGAGAACTTCATGCTACGATTGCCATAGTAATGGAACGAATTATCCCGCTTATGCATACATTCAGCCATTCAGCTATTTTATTGAAAAGCATATTAAAGAAGGAAAAAAGGAACTCAACTTTAGCGAATGGGGACTTTACAGCCAAAGGAAACAATCCAATAAACTAGAAGCTGTCGAGAATCAGATAAAGCAAGGAAAAATGCCACTTTCTTCATACCTCTATCTTCATCATGATGCAAAGCTGTCTGATGAAAAAATGAAAGAAGTTGTTAATTGGATAGACTCCATCCATAAACAAGACAGGTAG
- a CDS encoding alpha/beta hydrolase family protein — protein sequence MTNKGDLDKSTLFLMDPKTKQTTKIENDPKGKVDFGGLSADRNTRKIIFTSYTGDKTEYYWKDKAWEANYKFLQSKFPGKQVNFSSSTKDYSKFLISVWGDNSVSESYFFDTKTKELIFQYTPRPELKKVENNLASMTPISYKSSDGLEIPAYLTLPVGSSGKNSPLVVLVHGGPKGPRDYWGYNSIVQFLANRGYAVLQPNFRASGGYGKKFQNAGDLQWGKLMQDDITWGVKYLIDKGIADKNKVVIMGGSYGGYATLAGLAFTPDVYAAGVDIVGPSNLFTLLDSVPAYWESARASLYGMVGDPKTEEGKKLMREASPLFSVNKINKPLLIIQGANDPRVKQAEADQIVIALRDKGKKVNYILADDEGHGFRKPVNSMAMYAETEKFLSEVIGGRYQKDMPEDVAKRLREMTVDITKVTYTPTEKAQEAKPKK from the coding sequence GTGACGAATAAAGGTGATCTGGATAAATCTACATTATTCCTGATGGACCCAAAAACTAAGCAAACGACTAAAATAGAAAACGACCCTAAAGGAAAAGTAGATTTTGGAGGCTTATCAGCAGACAGGAATACCAGAAAAATTATTTTCACCTCTTACACCGGTGATAAAACTGAATACTACTGGAAAGATAAAGCTTGGGAAGCTAATTATAAATTCCTACAAAGCAAATTCCCGGGTAAGCAAGTTAATTTTTCAAGCTCTACAAAAGATTATTCTAAATTTTTAATCTCAGTCTGGGGTGACAACTCTGTTTCTGAGTCTTATTTTTTTGATACTAAAACAAAAGAATTAATTTTCCAGTATACTCCGAGACCTGAACTGAAAAAAGTTGAAAATAATCTCGCCTCTATGACTCCAATCAGCTACAAAAGTAGTGACGGGCTTGAAATTCCAGCTTATCTTACTTTACCTGTAGGATCTTCAGGTAAGAATTCACCTTTAGTAGTACTGGTTCATGGAGGGCCAAAAGGACCAAGAGATTATTGGGGCTATAATTCAATCGTTCAGTTTCTGGCGAACAGAGGATATGCGGTATTGCAGCCTAACTTCAGAGCTAGTGGCGGATATGGTAAAAAGTTTCAGAATGCAGGTGATCTTCAGTGGGGAAAATTGATGCAGGATGATATTACCTGGGGCGTAAAATACCTGATTGATAAAGGCATTGCTGATAAAAATAAAGTAGTGATTATGGGAGGAAGTTATGGTGGATATGCTACTCTTGCCGGATTAGCATTCACTCCTGATGTATATGCTGCAGGAGTGGACATTGTAGGACCCAGCAACCTTTTCACCCTGTTGGACTCTGTTCCTGCTTACTGGGAATCTGCACGCGCCTCTCTTTATGGTATGGTAGGTGATCCAAAAACTGAAGAAGGTAAAAAATTAATGCGTGAAGCAAGTCCATTATTCAGTGTCAATAAAATTAATAAACCTTTACTGATTATCCAGGGAGCTAATGATCCAAGGGTAAAACAGGCTGAAGCAGATCAGATTGTGATTGCCCTTCGCGATAAAGGTAAAAAAGTAAATTATATTTTAGCGGATGATGAAGGACACGGATTCAGAAAACCTGTCAACAGCATGGCTATGTACGCCGAAACCGAAAAGTTCCTTTCCGAAGTTATCGGAGGAAGATACCAGAAAGATATGCCTGAAGATGTGGCAAAACGCTTGAGAGAAATGACGGTTGATATTACAAAAGTTACTTATACTCCAACAGAAAAAGCCCAGGAAGCTAAACCTAAAAAATAA
- a CDS encoding TolB family protein — MKKIFYVLLLLIGFQSLQAQEAQLLDRKLFFGNPEITGGQLSPDGKWISFLKEYGGIMNIWVKKFDEPFEKAHPLTDSKRPLNGYFWSEDGKYLLYVKDKNGDENINIFAVDPMAKATNGVPESRNLTPLNEVAAQIYMVSRKNPDLLMIGLNNRDKAWHDLYSLKISTGELKKNSKIKTVLQDMISTGMKSLGF; from the coding sequence ATGAAAAAAATCTTTTATGTACTCCTCCTGCTAATAGGATTCCAGAGCCTTCAGGCACAGGAGGCTCAATTACTGGATAGAAAATTGTTTTTCGGGAACCCCGAAATCACTGGCGGCCAGCTAAGTCCGGATGGAAAATGGATCTCCTTCCTAAAAGAATATGGCGGAATCATGAATATCTGGGTAAAAAAATTCGATGAACCTTTTGAAAAAGCGCATCCATTAACTGATAGCAAACGACCGTTAAATGGCTATTTCTGGTCAGAAGATGGAAAATATCTTCTGTATGTAAAGGATAAAAACGGGGATGAGAATATTAATATTTTCGCTGTAGACCCAATGGCTAAAGCAACCAATGGAGTTCCTGAATCGAGAAACTTAACACCACTTAATGAAGTAGCAGCCCAAATCTATATGGTCAGCAGAAAAAATCCTGATTTGTTAATGATTGGATTGAATAACCGCGATAAAGCATGGCATGATCTATACTCATTAAAGATCTCTACCGGTGAACTGAAAAAGAATTCGAAAATAAAGACCGTATTACAGGATATGATTTCGACTGGGATGAAAAGCTTAGGATTTTAA
- a CDS encoding GNAT family N-acetyltransferase yields MNYTTQWLTDKTRIKELVDFFITHKTDSYISHGEMMSGRAIDSHHWNPDLDVILTEQLLTDFNSDGSSKLNILIAENENAEIVGMMVFNVINSPFKKYAILEDMLLDQSVRGQSLGSKLLEKAIQESKSWNISFILLESGVNNHGAHQFFNRYGFKKVSESYILTL; encoded by the coding sequence ATGAATTATACTACACAATGGCTTACAGATAAAACCCGTATTAAAGAATTGGTAGACTTTTTTATCACTCATAAAACAGATTCTTACATTTCTCATGGTGAAATGATGTCTGGCAGAGCGATAGATTCCCATCATTGGAATCCGGACCTTGATGTTATTTTAACGGAGCAGCTTCTTACCGATTTCAATTCTGATGGGAGTTCTAAGCTGAATATTTTAATTGCAGAAAATGAAAACGCAGAAATTGTAGGGATGATGGTTTTCAATGTTATTAACAGTCCTTTTAAAAAGTATGCAATTCTGGAAGATATGCTTTTGGATCAGTCGGTAAGAGGACAGTCTCTTGGAAGTAAACTGCTTGAAAAAGCCATTCAGGAGTCTAAAAGCTGGAATATCAGCTTCATTCTGCTGGAAAGCGGCGTGAATAATCATGGGGCTCATCAGTTTTTTAACAGATATGGTTTTAAAAAAGTATCTGAAAGCTATATTTTAACTTTATAA